The following proteins are encoded in a genomic region of Methylibium petroleiphilum PM1:
- the dnaA gene encoding chromosomal replication initiator protein DnaA, giving the protein MSADVWSQGCERLATELPEQQFNTWIRPLPAAELVDRGDTAVATLRVPNRFKLDWIRNQYAARIESVLSDLAGKPVRLDLQLAAREAPPRPSSDAPRSNGHPQAAGQWLGAPSSSNAGAYTQASAPTPTHRLNTALTFDTLVPGRANQMARTAALHVAGAPGVMYNPLFIYGGVGLGKTHLIHAVGNALLRDKPDARILYLHAEQFITDVVKNYQRKTFDELKAKYHSLDLLLIDDVQFFAGKERTQEEFFNAFEALLAKRAHIIMTSDTYPKGLADIDERLTSRFDAGLTVAIEPPELEMRVAILMKKSDVEGTPMPEDVAFFVAKNVRANVRELEGALRKVLAYARFSQKDINIALAREALKDLLSIQNRQVGVENIQKTVADFYKIKVADMYSKKRPASIARPRQIAMYLAKELTQKSLPEIGELFGGRDHTTVLHAVRKIGGERGKNTELNQQLHVLEQTLKG; this is encoded by the coding sequence ATGAGCGCCGACGTCTGGTCTCAAGGCTGCGAACGCCTGGCGACCGAACTGCCCGAGCAGCAGTTCAACACCTGGATCCGTCCTCTCCCCGCGGCCGAACTCGTCGATCGCGGCGATACGGCCGTGGCCACGCTGCGGGTTCCCAACCGCTTCAAGCTCGACTGGATCCGCAATCAGTACGCCGCGCGCATCGAATCGGTGTTGAGCGACCTGGCGGGCAAGCCGGTGCGTCTGGACCTGCAGCTCGCCGCACGCGAGGCGCCGCCGCGGCCTTCATCGGATGCGCCGCGCAGCAACGGCCATCCGCAGGCCGCCGGCCAGTGGCTCGGTGCCCCCTCGTCGTCGAACGCAGGGGCCTACACACAGGCCAGCGCGCCGACGCCGACGCACCGGCTCAACACCGCCCTGACCTTCGACACCCTGGTGCCGGGACGCGCCAACCAGATGGCGCGCACCGCCGCGCTGCACGTGGCCGGCGCGCCGGGGGTCATGTACAACCCGCTGTTCATCTACGGCGGCGTGGGCCTGGGCAAGACCCACCTGATCCACGCCGTGGGCAACGCGCTGCTGCGCGACAAGCCCGACGCGCGCATCCTCTACCTGCACGCCGAGCAGTTCATCACCGACGTGGTGAAGAACTACCAGCGCAAGACCTTCGACGAGCTCAAGGCCAAGTACCACTCGCTCGACCTGCTGCTGATCGACGACGTGCAGTTCTTCGCCGGCAAGGAGCGCACCCAGGAGGAGTTCTTCAACGCCTTCGAGGCGCTGCTGGCCAAGCGCGCGCACATCATCATGACCAGCGACACCTACCCCAAGGGGCTGGCCGACATCGACGAGCGCCTCACCTCGCGCTTCGATGCCGGACTCACAGTGGCGATCGAGCCGCCCGAGCTGGAAATGCGCGTCGCGATCCTGATGAAGAAGTCCGACGTCGAAGGCACGCCGATGCCCGAGGACGTGGCCTTCTTCGTCGCCAAGAACGTGCGCGCCAACGTGCGCGAGCTCGAGGGCGCGCTGCGCAAGGTGCTGGCCTATGCACGCTTCAGCCAGAAGGACATCAACATCGCGCTGGCCCGCGAGGCACTGAAGGACCTGCTGTCGATCCAGAACCGCCAGGTCGGCGTGGAGAACATCCAGAAGACGGTGGCCGACTTCTACAAGATCAAGGTCGCCGACATGTACTCCAAGAAGCGTCCCGCCAGCATCGCCCGGCCACGCCAGATCGCCATGTACCTCGCCAAGGAACTGACGCAGAAGAGCCTGCCCGAGATCGGCGAGCTGTTCGGTGGTCGTGACCACACCACCGTGCTGCATGCGGTGCGCAAGATCGGCGGCGAGCGCGGCAAGAACACCGAACTGAACCAGCAGCTCCACGTGCTGGAACAGACCCTCAAGGGCTGA
- the dnaN gene encoding DNA polymerase III subunit beta, with translation MIVLKSPQEKFLGALQAVAGIVERRHTLPVLANVLMRKTGNAIEFTTSDLEIQVRTQAEFDGDAGNFSTTVGARKLIDILRTLPADQNVTLSSAQNKLTLTGGKSRFTLQTLPAEDFPLVQEAADFGPAFSVPQKSLKALIAQVHFAMAVHDIRYYLNGILFVAEGKSLTLVATDGHRLALAQATLDVEMPKQEVILPRKTVLELQRLLKDEDTAIEMRFAGNQAKFAFSGMEFVTKLVEGKFPDYNRVIPKNHKNHVTLGRAPLLASLQRAAILTSEKFKGVRLNFDPGTLRIASSNAEQEEAKEELEIDYGGDAIEIGFNVTYLMDVLANMGQEMVTLSLQDSNSSALVTVPEQGGFKYVVMPMRI, from the coding sequence ATGATTGTCTTGAAGAGCCCGCAGGAAAAATTTCTGGGTGCACTGCAAGCCGTCGCCGGCATCGTCGAACGGCGTCATACCTTGCCGGTGCTGGCCAACGTGCTGATGCGCAAGACCGGCAACGCGATCGAATTCACCACCAGCGATCTCGAGATCCAGGTCCGCACCCAGGCCGAGTTCGACGGCGACGCCGGCAACTTCAGCACCACGGTCGGAGCGCGCAAGCTGATCGACATCTTGCGCACCCTGCCGGCCGACCAGAACGTGACGCTCAGCAGCGCGCAGAACAAGCTCACGCTCACCGGCGGCAAGAGTCGCTTCACGCTGCAGACGCTGCCGGCGGAAGACTTCCCGCTGGTGCAGGAGGCAGCTGATTTCGGCCCGGCCTTCAGCGTGCCGCAGAAGAGCCTGAAGGCGCTGATCGCCCAGGTGCACTTCGCGATGGCGGTGCACGACATCCGCTACTACCTCAACGGCATCCTGTTCGTCGCCGAGGGCAAGAGTCTCACGCTGGTGGCCACCGACGGCCACCGCCTGGCGCTGGCCCAGGCCACGCTCGATGTGGAGATGCCCAAGCAGGAAGTCATCCTGCCGCGCAAGACCGTGCTGGAGCTGCAGCGCCTGCTGAAGGACGAAGACACCGCCATCGAGATGCGCTTCGCCGGCAACCAGGCCAAGTTCGCGTTCTCGGGCATGGAGTTCGTGACCAAGCTGGTCGAGGGCAAGTTCCCCGACTACAACCGCGTGATCCCCAAGAACCACAAGAACCACGTGACGCTGGGCCGTGCGCCGCTGCTGGCCAGCCTGCAGCGCGCCGCCATCCTGACCAGCGAGAAGTTCAAGGGCGTGCGCCTGAACTTCGACCCCGGCACGCTGCGCATCGCCTCCAGCAACGCCGAGCAGGAAGAGGCCAAGGAAGAGCTCGAGATCGACTACGGCGGCGACGCCATCGAGATCGGCTTCAACGTCACCTACCTGATGGACGTGCTGGCCAACATGGGCCAAGAGATGGTCACCTTGTCGCTGCAGGATTCCAACAGCTCGGCTCTCGTCACCGTGCCCGAGCAAGGCGGCTTCAAGTACGTGGTGATGCCGATGCGGATCTAG